A genomic stretch from Pararhizobium sp. IMCC21322 includes:
- a CDS encoding DCL family protein → MARAQPVEIGDMKFAKKGDALNYLKSLLNRYSPEERVSAVDEIFLLKALKNHPEVSEKVGAGVAHIFVRRADYGTKCFWVRRTDGSEERFSYKSCV, encoded by the coding sequence ATGGCAAGAGCACAGCCTGTTGAGATCGGCGATATGAAATTCGCAAAAAAGGGTGATGCACTAAATTATCTGAAATCGCTACTTAACCGGTACAGCCCCGAAGAGCGTGTATCAGCCGTGGATGAGATATTTCTTCTCAAAGCCCTCAAAAACCATCCAGAAGTCAGTGAAAAAGTTGGCGCTGGGGTCGCCCATATTTTTGTAAGAAGAGCTGATTATGGGACGAAGTGCTTTTGGGTAAGAAGAACGGACGGGAGTGAGGAACGATTTTCCTACAAAAGTTGCGTTTAA
- the cls gene encoding cardiolipin synthase gives MTTILFLHLVLVIGFTLRILLRDDLSPPARLAWIVVLNVLPYVGSVVYFMFGEIDLGHRANIRHEKIFDEIRAKADAYMGETGNSDRLIDPLYRPPFRYAGSINGFHPVDGNGAKLMADGAATNKHLVEDIDAATSHVHVLYYIWHNDHTGTEIAQALMRAARRGVVCRAMADGLGSRTLIKSDLWKQMKDAGVKLAVALPLSNLIRTLLTSRIDLRNHRKITVIDGRITYCGSRNSADPEFLVKAKYAPWVDIMLRFEGPVVAQNELLFISDWMQATDEPFDAFELKAKPVKGGFAAQVMGDGPTERRGATPQLFSNLMACAQHDLTLTTPYFVPDATVLEALCSAAHRGVHVTLIFPKVNDSWIVAATSRSYYRKLLTAGCQIHEFVGGLLHAKTLTIDDKITLVGSSNLDLRSFDLNYENNILLQDVATTKAVRDRQESYMSQSDAVGLEQVLTWPYHRRIWNNVVATIGPVL, from the coding sequence ATGACAACAATTCTGTTCCTTCATCTCGTTCTCGTCATTGGATTCACCTTACGCATTCTACTGCGTGATGATTTGTCACCTCCTGCACGGCTGGCATGGATCGTTGTGCTGAATGTCCTGCCCTATGTCGGCAGCGTCGTGTATTTTATGTTCGGCGAGATCGATCTCGGGCACCGCGCTAACATACGACACGAGAAAATCTTTGATGAAATCCGTGCAAAAGCCGATGCCTATATGGGAGAAACCGGTAACTCCGACAGATTGATTGATCCGCTCTATCGCCCGCCATTCCGATATGCCGGTTCGATCAATGGGTTTCATCCGGTCGATGGCAATGGTGCCAAACTGATGGCAGATGGCGCCGCCACGAATAAGCACCTTGTTGAAGATATTGATGCAGCGACCAGCCATGTTCACGTGTTGTATTACATCTGGCACAATGATCACACGGGGACGGAAATCGCTCAGGCGCTGATGCGTGCTGCCAGGCGAGGTGTGGTATGCCGTGCTATGGCTGATGGCTTGGGGTCTCGTACTCTTATCAAATCGGACCTTTGGAAACAGATGAAGGATGCCGGCGTTAAACTCGCTGTTGCTTTGCCTCTCAGCAATCTGATCCGCACACTCCTGACCAGTAGAATTGACCTGCGCAACCATCGCAAGATCACAGTCATTGATGGCAGGATTACCTATTGCGGAAGTCGAAATTCGGCCGACCCCGAATTTCTTGTGAAAGCCAAATATGCGCCCTGGGTCGATATCATGTTGCGCTTTGAGGGGCCCGTCGTTGCGCAGAATGAACTTTTATTCATCAGTGACTGGATGCAGGCGACTGATGAGCCATTCGATGCATTTGAGCTGAAAGCAAAGCCGGTCAAGGGCGGATTTGCGGCTCAGGTCATGGGGGATGGGCCAACTGAACGCCGCGGTGCAACCCCACAGTTATTTTCAAATCTCATGGCCTGCGCCCAGCATGATCTGACTCTCACAACGCCTTACTTCGTGCCGGATGCGACGGTGCTGGAGGCACTTTGCTCAGCCGCGCATCGTGGCGTGCATGTCACGCTGATTTTCCCCAAAGTCAATGACAGTTGGATCGTGGCCGCGACAAGCCGCAGTTACTACCGAAAACTCCTGACCGCAGGGTGCCAAATACATGAGTTCGTGGGCGGTCTTCTTCATGCCAAAACTCTGACGATCGACGATAAAATCACCCTGGTAGGCTCCTCCAATCTCGATCTGCGAAGTTTTGATCTGAATTACGAAAACAACATTCTATTGCAGGATGTGGCAACGACAAAGGCCGTCCGCGACCGGCAGGAAAGCTACATGTCACAATCGGATGCTGTGGGTCTTGAACAGGTCCTGACCTGGCCATACCACAGACGAATATGGAACAACGTCGTCGCCACAATCGGCCCAGTCCTGTAA
- a CDS encoding DEAD/DEAH box helicase, whose translation MGLESIQSWLITSEGLRSSLDELRVWSATLSFGDGVIKTENTADTHDWNKLLLAASILSESRDRESQEYALMVAESAVCFSSHGIFRDAGSLILTRLSNHRAVQLAEDRELLLPDVEHRVGMMEQLLSIRRRLAAEISMGEKTSFLGNRFQTELWSELAESEWLSATAPTAAGKTFAVLNWVLSQHANGNSRSSVFVAPTRALVSEVERQLNELKIVHGLNKLKVTSLPINEEDFQTGAFISVFTQERLHIFLNAGQKPHQFDIAIVDEAQKLSDERRGVILQDAVERVARANSDCRFVFLSPHSDNPEVLLEEAPEKARTAVVPSNTATVMQNLLVAEQVKGNTKEWTLSLALGEELRPLGNFSLFDRPTSVRKRMAFVALALGKQTPGTLVYVTTADSAERVAMLIYDGLRDEDHEEDSDLQDLSDFCEKMIHPKFQLVHLVKRGVAFHYGNMPSLLREEIERLFTIGKIRFLVSTSTLIEGVNLACRTIVIRGPKKGIGRDMSPQDFWNLAGRAGRWGADFYGNIVCVDVSKPDVWPQGLPQKTAYPIRRETDQVIDQFDDLSQYLSERLEMKTDNVDGKLEHVAAYLMSWQYREGSLEKAPPIKKISAEAASQLEELITPSLEAIDVSLEIVDANPGISIVALQRLLSYFRDFDGESKSLLPIPPEDEDSVTRFVFIFDIINLTLAPVFAPDVRVLPCALTTWDWMRGRTLGQMIVGRLKRERAKGDYQTDEELPYAKFIRDTMADVESIARFLAPKYLGAYLSVLRQYFHEEGIPDDFPEELTYDLFLEFGVSTRTLISLIGLGLSRTSSIELSEYIGTTTLSEGEILERLETGEWEALSLPALVKREIRRVIEQKKVEKAPDQNTEAN comes from the coding sequence ATGGGCCTCGAAAGCATACAAAGCTGGTTGATAACATCAGAAGGGCTCCGGTCCAGCCTTGATGAGCTTAGGGTTTGGTCAGCCACGTTGAGCTTTGGTGACGGTGTCATCAAAACAGAAAATACCGCTGACACACATGACTGGAACAAGCTGCTTCTGGCAGCCAGCATCCTTTCGGAAAGCAGAGATCGCGAGTCCCAAGAGTACGCGCTTATGGTCGCCGAAAGTGCCGTTTGCTTCTCAAGTCATGGAATTTTTCGAGATGCCGGAAGTCTGATACTGACCCGATTATCAAATCACAGAGCTGTGCAATTGGCGGAAGATCGTGAGCTTCTCCTGCCGGATGTTGAGCATCGGGTTGGTATGATGGAGCAGTTATTGTCAATACGAAGGCGGCTCGCTGCCGAGATTTCTATGGGGGAGAAAACATCCTTTCTCGGGAACCGATTTCAAACTGAGTTGTGGTCGGAACTTGCAGAATCAGAGTGGCTGTCCGCAACCGCTCCCACGGCAGCCGGGAAAACTTTCGCGGTCCTGAATTGGGTGCTTTCGCAGCACGCGAATGGAAACAGTCGATCCTCTGTCTTCGTAGCTCCGACCCGCGCTCTGGTTTCTGAGGTCGAGCGACAGCTCAATGAACTTAAAATAGTTCATGGCTTGAATAAACTTAAAGTGACATCGCTGCCGATAAACGAGGAAGATTTCCAAACGGGGGCCTTCATTTCAGTCTTTACTCAGGAAAGGCTTCATATCTTTCTCAATGCTGGCCAAAAACCGCATCAGTTTGATATCGCGATTGTCGACGAAGCCCAAAAGCTGTCCGATGAAAGACGCGGGGTGATACTTCAAGACGCAGTAGAAAGGGTGGCACGGGCGAACAGCGATTGCAGGTTTGTATTTTTGAGCCCTCATTCCGACAACCCTGAAGTGCTCCTTGAAGAGGCCCCCGAAAAGGCGAGGACGGCTGTGGTGCCGAGCAACACAGCGACCGTCATGCAAAACTTGCTGGTTGCGGAGCAGGTGAAAGGAAATACCAAGGAGTGGACCCTTTCGCTTGCGCTTGGGGAGGAGCTTAGACCATTGGGCAATTTCTCACTGTTCGATAGGCCAACATCAGTGCGAAAACGTATGGCCTTTGTTGCTCTTGCACTGGGCAAACAAACCCCTGGAACTCTGGTATACGTCACTACGGCTGACTCGGCAGAGCGTGTTGCGATGCTAATCTATGATGGCCTTAGAGACGAAGATCACGAGGAAGACAGTGACCTTCAGGATCTGTCTGACTTTTGCGAGAAAATGATCCACCCGAAATTTCAATTGGTGCATTTGGTCAAGCGAGGTGTAGCGTTTCACTATGGGAACATGCCATCACTTCTGCGGGAAGAAATAGAACGCCTTTTTACAATTGGAAAAATACGGTTTCTGGTATCAACTTCGACCCTCATTGAGGGGGTGAATCTCGCTTGCAGAACTATTGTGATAAGAGGCCCAAAGAAGGGAATCGGGCGGGATATGTCGCCCCAGGATTTCTGGAATCTTGCCGGGCGGGCCGGACGTTGGGGAGCAGATTTCTACGGAAACATCGTTTGCGTTGATGTGAGCAAGCCAGATGTATGGCCCCAAGGCTTGCCGCAAAAGACAGCATATCCGATTAGGCGCGAGACAGATCAGGTGATTGATCAATTTGATGATCTTTCCCAATATCTGTCAGAACGCTTGGAGATGAAGACTGACAATGTCGACGGTAAGCTCGAACACGTAGCCGCGTACCTTATGAGCTGGCAATACAGGGAAGGCTCTCTCGAAAAAGCGCCACCTATCAAGAAGATCAGCGCTGAAGCCGCAAGTCAGCTTGAGGAGCTTATAACGCCATCACTGGAAGCAATTGATGTCTCGCTGGAAATTGTCGATGCCAATCCTGGTATCTCTATCGTGGCCCTTCAAAGGCTTTTGAGCTATTTTCGCGATTTTGATGGTGAATCAAAGTCCTTGCTCCCAATCCCGCCAGAAGACGAGGACTCAGTAACCAGATTTGTGTTCATTTTCGATATCATTAATTTGACACTAGCACCTGTATTTGCCCCAGATGTTCGCGTCCTGCCCTGCGCCTTAACTACTTGGGACTGGATGCGAGGGCGCACGCTTGGGCAGATGATAGTCGGCCGCTTAAAACGTGAACGCGCCAAGGGTGATTATCAAACCGACGAAGAATTACCGTATGCGAAATTCATACGTGACACGATGGCTGATGTTGAAAGCATCGCACGGTTTTTGGCTCCGAAATACCTTGGCGCGTATCTTTCGGTGTTGAGGCAGTACTTTCATGAAGAAGGCATACCTGACGATTTTCCAGAGGAACTGACCTACGATCTGTTTCTGGAGTTTGGTGTAAGTACCAGAACTCTAATATCCCTTATAGGTTTGGGCCTATCCAGAACCAGCTCAATTGAACTGAGTGAGTACATTGGGACAACAACCTTGTCTGAGGGGGAAATTCTGGAACGCTTGGAAACTGGAGAGTGGGAAGCTCTTAGCTTACCTGCGCTGGTAAAACGCGAAATACGTAGGGTCATCGAGCAGAAAAAGGTTGAGAAAGCACCTGACCAGAACACGGAAGCGAACTAA
- a CDS encoding AAA family ATPase: MYENGSSEAVYPLAKSISLKNLIRVTSSKCNFQTNGMHLMLCWNNVGARMSFNLSFPGQNTDISNLKLEADQMLFVLGANGTGKSSMMHRFATQNANHVRKIAAHRQTWMSTDALDMTPQNKLQTEEQIRTNDAHKRSRYTDRFAAQRASMTVYDLIDAENVRARAMQTAYDAGRMDDVEEAAKKEAPITIINELLRQSNIPITINIRANERVMASKEGGPEYSAVELSDGERNALLIAGSVLTAPPGTLLIIDEPERHLHRSITAPLLSQLFALRSDCGFVISTHDHDLPLEVPGARTLLVRACNFEGQNAQSWEADELPFDSPIDDTLKRDLLGARRKVLFVEGTESSLDKPLYSLIFPMVSVIPKGSCREVENSVAGSRAGDGFHWLRAYGIADGDGYDEQQIESKRHGGVYALPFYSVEAIYFHPEVISRIAARQTAILGGNSAALAQKAIESGVAGVAGYTDRLSKNVAKKAVRKLIMDQIPNDDDLLAGHEVEVVNNAPNIHATCKAELDAAVSTKDWGAILTRCPVRDSPALGNISVALRFRNIEDYEKAVRHMLTVDANALAFVRSLFGNLPSQLDG; encoded by the coding sequence TTGTACGAAAATGGCAGCAGCGAGGCGGTTTATCCCTTGGCAAAAAGTATCTCGCTCAAAAACCTAATTAGAGTGACTTCGTCCAAATGCAACTTCCAAACGAATGGAATGCATCTTATGTTGTGCTGGAATAATGTCGGAGCACGTATGTCATTCAACCTGAGTTTCCCAGGACAGAACACTGATATTTCAAACCTTAAGCTTGAAGCTGACCAAATGCTCTTTGTGTTGGGCGCGAACGGCACGGGCAAGTCGAGCATGATGCATCGCTTTGCCACACAAAACGCAAACCATGTAAGGAAAATCGCGGCACACCGTCAAACGTGGATGAGCACAGACGCCCTAGATATGACGCCTCAAAATAAGCTTCAAACTGAAGAACAAATCAGAACAAACGATGCTCATAAGAGGTCACGTTATACCGACCGCTTTGCCGCGCAACGTGCGAGCATGACCGTTTATGATTTGATTGACGCGGAGAACGTTCGCGCCCGGGCAATGCAGACTGCCTACGATGCGGGTAGGATGGATGATGTGGAAGAAGCGGCAAAAAAAGAAGCCCCAATCACGATCATCAATGAATTGCTTCGGCAATCTAATATCCCAATCACGATCAATATAAGAGCAAATGAACGGGTAATGGCGAGCAAGGAAGGCGGACCAGAATACAGTGCAGTGGAACTTTCAGACGGTGAGCGTAACGCACTGCTGATTGCGGGGAGCGTACTCACAGCTCCGCCCGGTACTCTGCTGATTATTGACGAACCGGAGCGGCATCTGCATCGTTCGATCACTGCGCCGCTTTTAAGCCAGCTGTTTGCGCTCCGTTCTGATTGTGGATTCGTTATCTCGACGCATGATCACGACCTGCCCCTTGAAGTGCCCGGAGCTCGCACGCTTCTTGTCCGTGCATGTAACTTCGAGGGTCAAAATGCGCAGAGTTGGGAGGCAGACGAACTACCATTCGATTCTCCAATTGACGACACTCTAAAGCGTGACCTCCTCGGCGCTCGTCGTAAAGTATTATTTGTCGAGGGCACGGAAAGCAGTTTAGACAAGCCCCTCTACAGCCTAATCTTCCCGATGGTTTCCGTGATTCCTAAAGGCAGTTGTCGCGAAGTCGAGAACTCGGTTGCCGGTAGCCGCGCGGGAGACGGCTTCCACTGGCTTCGCGCCTACGGGATTGCTGACGGTGACGGCTATGACGAGCAACAGATCGAAAGCAAGCGCCATGGAGGCGTATACGCTTTGCCCTTCTATTCGGTGGAAGCAATCTACTTTCATCCAGAGGTTATATCAAGGATTGCAGCACGCCAGACAGCCATCTTGGGGGGCAACTCAGCAGCCTTAGCGCAGAAGGCGATTGAGAGTGGGGTTGCGGGAGTCGCAGGATATACGGATCGTCTCAGCAAGAACGTGGCGAAGAAAGCGGTACGGAAACTGATAATGGATCAAATACCAAACGACGACGATCTTTTGGCGGGGCATGAGGTGGAGGTTGTGAACAACGCGCCAAACATCCACGCAACCTGTAAGGCGGAACTCGACGCGGCAGTTTCAACAAAAGACTGGGGAGCCATCTTGACCCGTTGCCCTGTCCGAGACTCGCCAGCTCTTGGAAACATCTCAGTAGCATTGCGTTTCCGCAATATTGAAGATTATGAAAAAGCGGTTCGTCATATGTTGACAGTGGACGCAAACGCACTGGCCTTCGTCAGAAGTCTGTTTGGTAATCTGCCAAGCCAACTTGATGGGTAA
- a CDS encoding YrhK family protein, translated as MKLFNPDNHTRSAEHKRIYAYCELAYTIVDFAAAALFVVGSILFFSAQTTYFGTWLFLIGSVLFGLRPTIKLFREAAYLRVDNYDDVIKG; from the coding sequence ATGAAATTATTCAATCCAGACAATCACACGAGAAGCGCCGAACACAAGAGAATCTATGCTTATTGCGAATTGGCTTACACGATCGTGGATTTTGCCGCAGCGGCACTATTCGTGGTGGGAAGCATTCTCTTTTTCAGCGCGCAAACGACTTATTTCGGTACATGGTTGTTTTTGATCGGCTCGGTTCTTTTTGGGCTGCGACCGACAATTAAATTGTTTCGGGAAGCAGCCTATCTGCGGGTCGACAATTATGACGACGTTATAAAAGGCTGA
- a CDS encoding DUF1837 domain-containing protein has product MNEEIKIDETILDMASLLDGSLRGGGKVTDTHLKMLRENIEVDDTKTTVHCYRLPIDGNGRVRFKPLAEFLRVRIIDYAIPRKRIEDARRSLNDTGSTALLLKLEKEAKSLFTSLSKSGEGGELLIFAFAEAVFGLNQIICKMSLKTSAEMHYHGADGVYAKGTDAGGLNVYWGESKLYGDPSDAARDCLKSLAPFLVDTDGSDSARSQDVFLINEFANFDDPKLAEGLKRYFDLDDTKSLSLKHCGIALIGFDTTSYKNDSLNTDEAALENELLDQIPTWLKQIKHRVSEEAISQYDIHFICVPMRTVKEFRDYFLSLLAN; this is encoded by the coding sequence ATGAATGAAGAAATCAAAATAGATGAGACTATCCTAGACATGGCCAGTCTTCTCGATGGCTCTCTCCGAGGTGGTGGCAAAGTAACAGATACCCACCTGAAAATGCTGCGTGAGAACATTGAAGTTGATGACACAAAAACCACTGTTCATTGTTATAGATTGCCAATTGATGGCAACGGTCGCGTTCGTTTCAAGCCACTTGCTGAATTTCTCCGTGTACGTATCATCGATTATGCGATACCCCGAAAACGCATCGAGGATGCGCGTAGAAGCTTGAATGACACTGGCTCGACGGCTCTGCTACTCAAGCTAGAGAAAGAAGCAAAGAGCCTTTTTACCTCGTTAAGCAAGAGCGGCGAAGGTGGCGAACTGCTAATCTTTGCGTTTGCTGAGGCCGTTTTTGGTCTCAACCAAATAATCTGTAAGATGAGCCTGAAGACCTCTGCAGAAATGCATTATCATGGTGCAGATGGTGTATACGCAAAAGGAACAGATGCTGGCGGGCTTAATGTCTATTGGGGTGAATCAAAGCTGTACGGTGATCCATCTGACGCAGCACGAGATTGTCTAAAATCTTTGGCTCCTTTTTTGGTCGACACAGATGGGAGCGATTCTGCGAGGTCCCAAGATGTATTCCTCATCAATGAATTCGCCAACTTTGACGATCCTAAGCTGGCCGAAGGTCTCAAGCGCTATTTCGATCTCGATGATACAAAATCACTTTCGCTAAAACATTGTGGTATCGCGCTTATTGGATTTGATACAACCTCTTACAAGAATGACAGCCTCAACACAGACGAGGCAGCACTTGAGAACGAACTCCTCGATCAAATCCCAACTTGGTTAAAACAAATCAAGCACCGTGTAAGCGAAGAGGCTATTAGCCAGTACGACATTCACTTCATCTGTGTTCCGATGAGGACAGTCAAAGAATTCAGAGACTATTTTTTAAGTCTTTTGGCGAACTGA
- a CDS encoding endonuclease/exonuclease/phosphatase family protein, with product MRVASYNIRKAVGLDWRRDPDRIVDVLAEIDADVVVLQEADRRAGSRAGVLPLDRLEQELGYEMVDVSVRPQSHGWHGNAILVRSSFVSWSSTRIEIPTVEPRGAVSMLLTDPKVEVVGVHLGLTPGMRRKQIEALRQLVDKRDHPVILAGDFNEWNHSRLVFDPASKVISPGPSFHAARPTTALDWFVLTGAVHAVSSHVHTSNLAERASDHLPIVIDIEFMENAQ from the coding sequence GTGCGCGTCGCTAGTTATAACATCCGCAAAGCCGTCGGTCTGGACTGGCGACGGGACCCGGATCGGATTGTCGATGTCCTGGCCGAAATCGATGCTGACGTCGTGGTTTTGCAAGAGGCGGATCGGCGTGCGGGTTCCCGGGCAGGTGTTCTGCCGCTCGACCGCCTTGAGCAAGAGCTTGGCTATGAAATGGTCGACGTTTCTGTGCGACCTCAAAGCCATGGCTGGCACGGTAACGCGATCCTGGTACGCAGCAGCTTTGTGAGTTGGTCTTCAACGCGCATTGAAATTCCGACGGTTGAGCCGCGCGGGGCCGTTTCCATGCTCCTTACTGATCCAAAGGTCGAGGTTGTGGGCGTGCATCTGGGTCTGACGCCAGGCATGCGCAGGAAGCAAATTGAAGCGCTACGACAATTGGTCGATAAACGAGATCATCCAGTCATTCTGGCGGGTGATTTCAACGAATGGAACCATTCCAGACTTGTGTTCGATCCAGCGTCAAAAGTCATTTCACCTGGGCCAAGTTTCCATGCAGCCCGTCCGACAACAGCACTTGATTGGTTTGTCCTGACGGGGGCTGTGCATGCTGTCTCGTCACATGTGCATACCTCCAATCTTGCCGAGCGTGCTTCAGATCACCTGCCAATTGTTATTGATATTGAGTTCATGGAGAACGCTCAATGA
- a CDS encoding cell wall metabolism sensor histidine kinase WalK, giving the protein MWSVIGQRDQLIDFPRLPRTDCREDRAQKGMKHSALLKSATPKTAYRACSKKSGSWRACHARPSGSIRAVLIAENIKAAIAQTDHIIAIFDAFLRIAKLESGAAYAAFEAINLGMLVQKVSDIFGAVIEDSGRRLIVEVTNPAIIQGDRVLLVQMLANLIENAMHHTPEGTDIALIADGPTLGLSDTGPGIPQDEYDRITQPLYRLEKSRTTDGAGLGLSLVKTITNPHHADLISSENPNLPSGGLFVRAMFRKAN; this is encoded by the coding sequence ATGTGGAGCGTAATCGGTCAACGCGACCAGTTGATTGATTTCCCCCGACTGCCGCGAACTGACTGCCGCGAAGACCGCGCTCAAAAAGGAATGAAACACTCTGCCCTGTTAAAAAGCGCCACACCCAAAACAGCCTATCGGGCGTGTTCAAAGAAATCAGGTTCGTGGCGAGCCTGCCATGCGCGCCCCTCCGGTTCGATACGAGCGGTCCTAATTGCTGAAAACATTAAGGCCGCGATTGCCCAAACAGACCACATCATTGCGATTTTTGATGCCTTTTTACGGATTGCCAAACTGGAATCCGGCGCGGCTTATGCCGCTTTTGAAGCTATCAATCTTGGTATGCTTGTTCAGAAAGTTTCCGATATTTTCGGTGCTGTTATCGAAGACAGTGGTCGCAGACTGATCGTAGAAGTCACAAATCCGGCGATCATCCAGGGAGATCGCGTTCTACTGGTGCAAATGCTTGCAAACCTTATCGAGAATGCCATGCATCATACGCCCGAAGGAACAGACATCGCGCTGATTGCAGACGGACCCACTTTGGGTCTATCCGATACCGGACCAGGCATTCCTCAAGATGAGTATGACCGGATCACGCAACCGCTCTATCGTCTGGAGAAAAGCCGAACGACCGATGGTGCTGGCCTGGGCCTGTCGCTGGTCAAAACCATAACCAATCCGCACCATGCGGATTTGATATCTTCCGAAAACCCAAATCTGCCAAGCGGTGGGCTTTTTGTTCGGGCGATGTTCAGGAAGGCGAATTGA
- a CDS encoding MarC family protein, which translates to MDYAELMKAFGAFFAIMNPFVNLPIFLALTAGFTVAQQRTLALKITIFSAIMCAVILFAGHRIIDFFGITIDQFRIAGGLVLAHIAWSMLNGNSITSHHGTEKEQDHMQDLSGLAFYPITFPMIVGPGTIATLIIYAGHAKGIEGLIAIGGVVGAILAMLFIVLFFAAFFGKVLSDTMRVIMTRLMGMILLAIAMEMIVAGAKAVLPGLA; encoded by the coding sequence ATGGACTACGCTGAATTGATGAAAGCCTTCGGGGCATTCTTTGCGATCATGAACCCATTTGTGAATTTACCTATCTTTCTGGCACTCACGGCCGGTTTCACAGTGGCTCAACAGCGCACTTTGGCCCTGAAAATTACAATTTTCTCTGCCATCATGTGCGCCGTGATCCTGTTCGCAGGGCACAGGATCATTGACTTTTTTGGCATTACCATTGATCAGTTTCGCATCGCAGGTGGTCTGGTTCTGGCACACATCGCCTGGTCGATGTTGAACGGCAACAGCATTACGTCGCATCACGGTACTGAAAAAGAGCAGGACCACATGCAGGACCTGTCTGGCCTTGCGTTCTATCCGATTACTTTTCCCATGATCGTGGGTCCGGGAACCATCGCGACGCTGATAATCTACGCTGGACACGCCAAGGGAATTGAGGGATTGATCGCCATCGGCGGGGTCGTCGGTGCCATTCTGGCAATGCTGTTCATTGTGCTCTTTTTTGCGGCCTTTTTTGGCAAAGTCTTGAGCGACACGATGCGTGTGATTATGACACGTCTGATGGGCATGATTCTGTTAGCGATTGCGATGGAGATGATTGTGGCGGGGGCAAAGGCTGTTTTGCCGGGCTTGGCCTGA
- a CDS encoding DUF6538 domain-containing protein, whose amino-acid sequence MDVQNTRHLYTKRGIYYFSRRVPRDLKAHYKQSRISLSLGTKSQKVAGARARTLVAKLDDDWITLRWRASSDPIRRFLVDHTAPNVALTSDAPTLAEAMDHYLQAKSKGRSVTFRQAAERSVGYLTGLLGDRPIDTYARADVNRFRDSLFERGLSAASVRRTFNNVRALINFAAREHGLPEIRSFSGVYLGEEQHQSESKRQTIPVDVITSIQAQCRQLDDEARWLIALISDSGMRLSEAVGLTKDDVHLSGTHPHLTLKAHPWRRLKTRGSERVIPLVGASLWAAQRATSTSQGDFLFPKYCSKDGCKANSASGALNKWLSARVPKGCVIHSFRHSIRDRLRAVECPSDMIDRIGGWSIASIGEGYGSGYPVAVVSKWMLKIQISAKTL is encoded by the coding sequence ATGGATGTACAAAATACACGCCATCTCTATACCAAACGTGGCATCTACTATTTTAGCCGTCGTGTCCCCAGAGACTTGAAGGCACACTACAAGCAATCACGAATTTCATTGTCGTTGGGCACAAAGTCCCAAAAAGTCGCTGGGGCAAGGGCAAGGACCCTTGTGGCGAAATTGGATGATGACTGGATTACACTGCGATGGAGAGCCTCCAGTGATCCGATTCGGCGCTTTCTTGTGGACCACACAGCTCCTAATGTCGCACTCACGTCCGATGCCCCCACTCTTGCAGAAGCAATGGATCACTATCTCCAGGCTAAGAGCAAAGGCAGATCAGTAACCTTCCGCCAGGCTGCAGAGCGGTCTGTTGGCTACCTTACTGGACTTCTGGGCGACCGACCCATTGATACCTATGCTCGTGCGGATGTGAACCGATTCCGAGATTCATTGTTTGAACGCGGTCTAAGTGCTGCAAGCGTGCGTCGCACCTTCAACAATGTACGTGCATTGATCAACTTCGCCGCCCGTGAGCACGGTCTTCCAGAGATCAGGAGTTTCTCCGGGGTTTATCTGGGAGAGGAACAGCATCAGTCTGAATCCAAACGCCAAACCATTCCCGTCGATGTCATCACGTCTATTCAAGCTCAGTGTCGGCAGCTTGATGATGAAGCGCGTTGGCTCATTGCGTTGATTAGTGACAGCGGGATGCGTTTGAGCGAGGCAGTAGGACTCACGAAGGATGATGTTCATCTCAGCGGCACCCACCCACATCTCACGCTCAAGGCGCACCCATGGCGAAGACTGAAGACGCGTGGCAGCGAAAGGGTGATACCACTCGTGGGAGCTTCGCTTTGGGCAGCGCAGAGAGCCACATCAACTTCTCAGGGCGATTTCTTGTTTCCGAAGTACTGCAGCAAGGACGGTTGCAAAGCCAATTCGGCCAGTGGGGCATTGAATAAGTGGCTATCAGCAAGGGTGCCCAAGGGCTGTGTCATCCACTCCTTCCGGCACAGTATAAGAGATCGCCTTCGGGCTGTTGAATGTCCATCGGATATGATCGATCGTATTGGCGGTTGGAGCATCGCAAGCATCGGTGAAGGCTACGGCTCTGGTTACCCAGTTGCAGTGGTTTCCAAATGGATGCTTAAGATTCAGATCAGCGCCAAAACGTTATAG